A stretch of the Acyrthosiphon pisum isolate AL4f chromosome A2, pea_aphid_22Mar2018_4r6ur, whole genome shotgun sequence genome encodes the following:
- the cp52 gene encoding cuticular protein 52 precursor (The RefSeq protein has 1 substitution compared to this genomic sequence): MTTKLIMFVALFGHLAFAYPPIEYKSYDANHYDHAPKPYHFEYGVKDLHTHDIKSQHEVSDGHGNVKGSYRLVEPDGSTRVVKYTADHEHGFNAVVKKIDAPHYHSEYSNPTDYHHHESLHPYEQSSYDKFY, encoded by the exons ATGACTACAAAg TTGATTATGTTTGTTGCTTTGTTCGGGCACTTGGCCTTTGCGTATCCACCCATCGAGTACAAAAGTTACGACGCCAACCACTACGATCACGCACCTAAGCCATATCATTTCGAGTACGGTGTGAAAGATCTTCACACCCATGACATCAAGAGCCAACACGAGGTGAGCGACGGTCACGGTAACGTCAAAGGATCGTACCGTCTCGTGGAACCCGACGGTTCCACCCGCGTGGTCGAATATACCGCTGACCACGAACATGGTTTCAACGCCGTCGTCAAGAAGATCGACGCACCCCATTACCACAGCGAGTACTCCAACCCCACAGACTACCATCATCACGAGTCACTTCATCCGTACGAACAATCGTCATACGACAAGTTTTACTGA